The Sphingobacteriales bacterium genome segment AGATAAAACATTGATTATAGCCGATGCAGTAGGATTAAGAAGTAAAGAAGTATGCTTTTTTTAACAGAAAAGGGATTTAAAAATATAATATTGCTTGCAGGTGGAATTGTTGACCGGGAAAGTTCTGGGTTACCCGTAATAAAAATCCTTCAAAACAATTACATGGTCAGTGTCCTTGTATGATGAAATCAAAAGATTAAAAATGACAACTGAATATTATATAAAATTTATCAATGGCATTTTATGGAAAGTTCCAAAAACCTCAACTGTATGGAGCCGAAAAGACATCTGGAGCACTATTAAGGTCAGATGGTCAATAGGCAGGATGAACTACAGGATAAAACCTGGCTTATATGCAGTTGGAAATCCGGATTCAAATTCTGAAATATTTGTTACTGCTAACTTTAAATTAAGCTTTGACCATTTACGCAGGGCATTGCATGAAATGGATGCCTGGATTTTAGTTCTGGACACTAAGGGGATTAATGTGTGGTGTGCAGCAGGAAAAGGTACTTTTGGAACCAGAGAACTTACTTACAGAATCAAAGCTCATGAGCTGGATAAACTGGTAAACAACAAACGAGTTATTGTTCCGCAACTCGGAGCAACTGGTGTTTCGGCTCACGAAGTAAAAAATAGCACTGGTTTCAGTGTTATTTACGGGCCTGTCAGGGCTGAAGATATCAAAGAATTTGTATCTGCCGGATTAAAAGCCACTCCTGAAATGCGAAAAGTTACTTTTCCCTTAATAGAGAGGATAAAACTAATACCTGTTGAACTTGCTTATGGGAAGTACTATTTGCTTGTTGTGCCAGCGATTTTCTTTATTCTTTCAGGATTAAATAAAAATGGTTTTTCTATTGATTTAGCATGGTCTGCCGGAGGGAAAGCAGTTATTGATTTGCTTTCTGCTTACCTTGCCGGTTGTGTTATTACTCCAATCCTGCTGCCATGGATCCCTTTCAGAAGATTTTCATTAAAAGGTCTTTCAATTAGCTGGATAATGGCAATTCCACTTCTGTACTTTAACTTTTTAGGAAACACTATTTTTGAGAATATTTCATGGTTTTTAATGATGGGCGCATTATCATCATTTCTTGCCATGAATTTTACCGGTTCAACTACATTCACTTCATTGTCAGGCGTTCGGAAGGAAATGAAAATAGCTTTACCTTTGCAGATTGGAGCAACAGTCCTTGGAATTATTGGTTGGATTATCAGTAGATTTATTTAACTTATGAAAGGTTTTATTTACCTGAAAAATGTTGTATCCCTTGAACTTGACAGGGAAAAATGCTCTGGCTGCATGATGTGTATTATCGTTTGCCCTCATGAGGTTTTTGAAATGAAAAACAAAAAAGCTATAATTATCAATAAAGATTTCTGCATGGAATGCGGAGCCTGTCAGAAAAACTGTCCCGACAATGCAATTAGTGTCAGGTCGGGGGTCGGTTGTGCTGCAGGAATTATCAATGGGATTTTACGAAATTCAGAACCAAGTTGTGATTGTGGCTCAAATAAGATTAATTGTTGCTAATGCTAAAATCAAATTTTATGAATGTTTTCAACCCGATTCTTACCGATTATATTAAGCGTTTATTATCTGATAATGAGTTAGATAGAAAAAGAATGGAACTACTTGATAAATTATCAGATTATATCAAGGAAAAAATCCTGCAGGAAGAAGAAGTAAACCTGATATTTATCTGTACCCATAATTCACGAAGAAGTCATTTGGCACATGTATGGGCATTGGTGGCTTCAAAATGGTATCAATTGAAGAACATCAACTTTTTTTCAGGAGGGACAGAAGAATCAGCCTTTAATCCCCGTGCCGTTGCTGCCCTGATCCGTGCCGGTTTTAAAATAGAAAATATGAATTCCATCGCAGATCATAATCCCCACTACAAACTGAAGTTTTCGGAAAAAGAACCGGGAATCATCCTGTTTTCAAAATTATATAATCACAAAGCTAATCCAAAAGAAAACTTTGCCGCGATCATGGTTTGCTCCCATGCCGATGAAAACTGCCCTTTTATTCCGGGTGCGGAAAAACGCTTTTCAATTCCTTATAATGATCCGAAAGACTTTGATAACACTGAGCTTGAATCAGAAAAATATGATGAAAGATGT includes the following:
- a CDS encoding acetyl-CoA synthase subunit gamma, which translates into the protein MTTEYYIKFINGILWKVPKTSTVWSRKDIWSTIKVRWSIGRMNYRIKPGLYAVGNPDSNSEIFVTANFKLSFDHLRRALHEMDAWILVLDTKGINVWCAAGKGTFGTRELTYRIKAHELDKLVNNKRVIVPQLGATGVSAHEVKNSTGFSVIYGPVRAEDIKEFVSAGLKATPEMRKVTFPLIERIKLIPVELAYGKYYLLVVPAIFFILSGLNKNGFSIDLAWSAGGKAVIDLLSAYLAGCVITPILLPWIPFRRFSLKGLSISWIMAIPLLYFNFLGNTIFENISWFLMMGALSSFLAMNFTGSTTFTSLSGVRKEMKIALPLQIGATVLGIIGWIISRFI
- a CDS encoding 4Fe-4S binding protein; translation: MKGFIYLKNVVSLELDREKCSGCMMCIIVCPHEVFEMKNKKAIIINKDFCMECGACQKNCPDNAISVRSGVGCAAGIINGILRNSEPSCDCGSNKINCC
- a CDS encoding protein-tyrosine-phosphatase, with translation MNVFNPILTDYIKRLLSDNELDRKRMELLDKLSDYIKEKILQEEEVNLIFICTHNSRRSHLAHVWALVASKWYQLKNINFFSGGTEESAFNPRAVAALIRAGFKIENMNSIADHNPHYKLKFSEKEPGIILFSKLYNHKANPKENFAAIMVCSHADENCPFIPGAEKRFSIPYNDPKDFDNTELESEKYDERCFEIAKEMFYVFKKIKLN